A window of the Haloterrigena turkmenica DSM 5511 genome harbors these coding sequences:
- a CDS encoding HalOD1 output domain-containing protein — translation METNDQRASLIPDGGRVFQTEYHNEPPVRAVVRALSILENRSIEHVPPFYEYADSDALNQLMETARDSDQEISVEVTVEEYNISVESDGTIVVSDPTADSELSE, via the coding sequence ATGGAGACAAACGATCAACGTGCATCCCTTATACCAGATGGAGGACGAGTCTTTCAAACTGAGTACCACAATGAACCACCGGTTCGGGCAGTTGTACGCGCCCTTTCTATCCTCGAAAACAGGTCGATCGAGCACGTACCGCCTTTCTACGAGTATGCTGATTCCGATGCGCTGAATCAGCTGATGGAAACGGCCCGTGATTCAGATCAGGAGATTAGTGTCGAAGTGACTGTTGAGGAGTACAATATTTCGGTCGAGAGCGACGGGACGATTGTAGTTAGCGATCCCACCGCTGATTCTGAACTCTCGGAGTAG
- a CDS encoding DUF7557 family protein, translated as MPRTIELDDDLAERIEGHLEDGETIEEYIAELVAIYEQEGRFLQEGA; from the coding sequence ATGCCCCGAACAATCGAACTCGACGACGACCTCGCCGAACGGATAGAGGGCCACCTCGAGGATGGCGAGACCATCGAGGAGTACATCGCGGAACTGGTCGCGATCTACGAACAGGAAGGGAGGTTCCTGCAGGAAGGGGCGTAG
- a CDS encoding winged helix-turn-helix domain-containing protein, whose translation MANNDGNNTADQPEPQEPESDVLSATLSVDAVFELLASNQRRDMLHVLRDDPEKTATVTELITHLMDQEAQRTGTRPGRDQLEMTVHHIHLPKLTDAGIVEYDARSQELRYWPDKRLEALLDYISEWDLA comes from the coding sequence ATGGCAAACAATGACGGAAACAACACCGCTGACCAGCCAGAACCGCAAGAACCCGAATCCGACGTTCTCAGCGCTACTCTCTCAGTCGACGCCGTATTCGAGCTGTTAGCATCGAATCAGCGCCGCGATATGCTGCACGTCCTTCGCGATGATCCCGAGAAGACCGCAACCGTCACCGAACTCATCACCCATCTCATGGATCAAGAGGCCCAGCGAACTGGCACACGGCCAGGACGCGATCAGCTCGAGATGACGGTCCATCATATCCACCTCCCGAAACTCACCGATGCAGGGATTGTTGAGTACGATGCACGCTCCCAAGAACTGCGTTACTGGCCAGATAAGCGACTGGAGGCTCTCCTCGACTACATCTCCGAATGGGATCTGGCGTAG
- a CDS encoding HNH endonuclease codes for MRDMSGTMGDPTELPSKGEIVQWMTELEVSHIVPRAVARSTHRISNLVTLCTGCHEVMLERLRRRECPIVMSHIGRKLSATTEICIPSSNEYQQSVVSLMALHRLELPSTRSGLSRCGRSVTPA; via the coding sequence ATGAGAGACATGAGCGGAACAATGGGCGACCCGACCGAACTCCCCTCGAAGGGCGAAATAGTGCAGTGGATGACGGAACTCGAAGTGTCTCATATTGTTCCGAGAGCAGTAGCCCGGTCGACTCACCGAATATCAAACCTTGTCACACTATGTACGGGATGTCATGAGGTGATGTTGGAACGGTTACGGCGACGGGAGTGTCCGATTGTGATGTCCCATATCGGACGAAAGCTGTCGGCAACGACAGAGATCTGTATCCCGTCGAGTAACGAATACCAGCAATCTGTTGTAAGTTTGATGGCCCTTCATCGTCTCGAATTACCAAGCACACGAAGCGGTCTCTCGAGGTGCGGTAGGAGTGTTACTCCTGCGTAA
- a CDS encoding DUF7563 family protein — translation MEGSPGAWTTRVRVVSKLENKPMSVYESTVQGNCEVSETTDVWEDPVRNTTGTAISPARSISGAVIVTAKCSKTSTENTALIGTATGSKTTNHAPCDNCDAHMTEAYHRVFAANNGTLHVCSNCRIRPHCSTAPVSKRLPATGAD, via the coding sequence ATGGAAGGAAGCCCGGGTGCTTGGACCACCCGAGTCCGGGTTGTCTCAAAGCTAGAGAACAAACCCATGTCTGTATACGAATCCACGGTTCAAGGCAATTGCGAAGTTAGTGAAACGACCGACGTCTGGGAAGACCCCGTCCGAAATACGACAGGCACGGCGATCTCACCGGCACGAAGTATATCCGGTGCCGTGATTGTGACCGCGAAGTGCTCGAAGACATCGACCGAGAACACGGCTCTCATCGGGACGGCTACCGGTTCGAAGACAACTAATCATGCCCCCTGTGACAATTGCGACGCCCACATGACGGAAGCCTATCACCGTGTCTTTGCGGCCAACAACGGGACGCTACACGTTTGTAGCAACTGCCGGATCAGACCGCACTGTTCCACGGCGCCGGTGTCGAAGCGACTACCCGCGACGGGAGCGGATTAG
- a CDS encoding HalOD1 output domain-containing protein, whose protein sequence is MGADENPSAGVWSVIAVLEDCSSLDLPPLTEATDSDALDALLLAEHCLDTENRKTGR, encoded by the coding sequence CTGGGAGCTGATGAGAACCCAAGTGCGGGGGTCTGGTCTGTGATTGCTGTTCTGGAAGACTGTTCTTCCTTGGACCTTCCTCCTCTCACAGAAGCAACCGATTCAGACGCGCTGGATGCACTTCTCTTAGCAGAGCACTGTCTAGATACGGAAAACCGCAAGACAGGACGATGA
- a CDS encoding DUF7344 domain-containing protein, translated as MSERQINEILQCLSNRRRRTVLNLLQNRTAPVSDEEVAIHLIAEEQEKRLVDVTEDEMQTCRIDLKQSQFPVLETAGLINWEREAETVITSNHPVLQNPTFTRVIETDWNGWDDVLANLMYKRRRLVLSVLTDYDNPLSRVALARELAAHEVDKEETLDSATIDAICADLHHVHLPKLVTAGLIEYDARSGAVSYRSHPVLEENDWFNLPLTETPRAIFSVAEPSQDIWRIDGRANVIERCRALCNYADEELFLMYTDEDLIEETCLQCLQDAIDRGVEVYIGTQTKAIRDCVREELPEATLWEPRRDWMNMPPEREKVGRLLFADREAIMLGTLSKQNEHGIQTETAITGNGENNALVMLVREMLGSRLDHLDAQSEDFLEQIPF; from the coding sequence ATGTCAGAGAGACAAATAAATGAGATCCTCCAGTGCTTGAGCAACAGGCGCCGTCGCACTGTACTTAATCTTCTCCAGAATCGGACTGCACCAGTCTCCGACGAAGAAGTAGCGATCCACCTCATCGCTGAAGAGCAAGAAAAGCGGCTAGTAGACGTCACTGAAGATGAAATGCAGACCTGCCGGATTGATCTCAAACAGAGCCAGTTTCCGGTTCTCGAGACAGCGGGTCTGATTAACTGGGAAAGAGAGGCTGAAACCGTCATAACATCCAATCATCCGGTATTACAGAATCCGACGTTCACACGTGTTATTGAAACAGACTGGAATGGGTGGGATGATGTCCTCGCTAATCTCATGTATAAGCGGCGGCGACTCGTGCTCTCTGTCCTTACTGACTATGACAACCCATTGTCGCGTGTTGCACTCGCGAGGGAACTTGCTGCCCATGAGGTAGATAAGGAGGAGACTCTTGATTCCGCGACTATCGATGCCATCTGTGCTGACCTGCATCACGTTCACCTCCCAAAACTTGTGACGGCTGGGCTGATCGAATACGACGCTCGGAGTGGCGCTGTCAGCTATCGGAGTCATCCTGTCTTAGAAGAAAATGACTGGTTTAATCTTCCCCTCACTGAGACACCGCGGGCAATTTTTTCAGTTGCTGAGCCATCGCAAGACATCTGGCGGATTGACGGCCGTGCTAATGTGATCGAACGCTGTCGAGCGCTCTGTAATTATGCTGATGAAGAACTGTTTCTCATGTATACCGACGAAGACCTTATTGAAGAGACGTGTCTGCAGTGTCTGCAAGACGCCATCGATCGTGGTGTTGAGGTGTATATTGGGACGCAAACGAAGGCGATCCGCGATTGCGTCCGCGAAGAACTTCCCGAGGCGACACTCTGGGAACCCCGGCGAGACTGGATGAATATGCCTCCCGAACGCGAAAAGGTGGGCCGTCTGCTGTTTGCCGATCGAGAAGCCATCATGCTCGGCACTCTCAGCAAGCAGAACGAGCATGGGATTCAAACTGAGACCGCGATTACCGGCAATGGTGAGAACAATGCGCTTGTTATGTTAGTCCGGGAGATGCTTGGCTCCAGATTAGACCACCTCGATGCACAGAGCGAAGATTTCCTCGAGCAAATCCCATTCTAA
- a CDS encoding ATP-binding protein, with the protein MDRFIDRQTELSRFRDCYGSDEAGMVVIFGRRRLGKTELVRQSLTDRDDAVFYQATETTSQVQLDEFVDVASESFPSVDRIKGEWESLLGYLAEQDTVVVLDEFPYLIDADESLPSVIQRLWDQEIQDTAATLVLVGSSISMMEEATLLGNSPLYGRFTEKIDLRQLDFDAACEFFPDSYTPEEQMFAWGVFGGTPYYLDGVELDHDLGTVIQRSILSQQGFLHNEPEYVLRTELTEPNRYFAILKAIAAGNTTANEIAGTVGIDGKQISTYAQKLERLRLVEREVPITEDKTKSRRGRYRIVDPLFRFWFRFVYGNEDRYERLSDDAYETVIEPEMADFVSQEFERLCQDALPELYPAETFVDIGRWWYKEHEVDVVGLTDDGTMVAGECKFTSSPLDYGALASLEDHADEIRWAPNSGDVERKYVLFARSGFTQSVREAAAERDDLELVDLAEIIENV; encoded by the coding sequence ATGGACCGATTCATAGACCGACAGACCGAGCTCTCGCGGTTTCGGGACTGCTATGGGTCCGACGAGGCTGGCATGGTCGTCATCTTCGGCCGACGCCGGCTCGGGAAGACGGAACTCGTTCGGCAGTCACTGACCGATCGCGACGATGCCGTCTTCTACCAGGCGACCGAGACAACGTCGCAGGTGCAACTTGACGAGTTCGTCGATGTCGCGTCGGAGTCGTTTCCCAGCGTCGACCGCATCAAAGGGGAGTGGGAGTCGCTTCTGGGCTACCTCGCCGAGCAGGACACAGTCGTCGTACTGGACGAGTTCCCGTACCTCATCGACGCAGACGAGAGCCTCCCGTCGGTCATCCAGCGGCTGTGGGACCAGGAGATACAGGACACGGCCGCGACGCTCGTACTCGTGGGTTCGTCGATCAGTATGATGGAGGAGGCGACGCTCCTCGGGAACAGCCCACTGTACGGCCGGTTCACCGAGAAGATCGACCTTCGACAGCTCGACTTCGACGCTGCGTGCGAGTTCTTCCCCGACTCGTACACCCCGGAGGAACAGATGTTCGCGTGGGGCGTGTTCGGCGGGACGCCGTACTACCTCGACGGCGTCGAACTGGACCACGATCTCGGAACTGTCATCCAGCGCTCGATTCTCTCCCAGCAGGGATTCCTCCACAACGAACCCGAGTACGTCCTGCGTACCGAACTCACCGAACCCAACCGGTACTTCGCCATCCTGAAAGCGATCGCCGCCGGGAACACGACCGCGAACGAGATTGCGGGGACAGTCGGCATCGATGGGAAGCAGATTTCGACGTACGCCCAGAAGCTAGAACGGCTTCGTCTCGTCGAGCGTGAAGTCCCGATCACTGAAGACAAGACGAAGTCACGACGGGGGAGATATCGGATCGTCGACCCTCTGTTCCGGTTCTGGTTCCGGTTCGTCTACGGCAACGAAGACCGATACGAGCGCCTCAGTGACGACGCCTACGAGACAGTTATCGAACCAGAGATGGCCGACTTCGTGAGCCAAGAGTTCGAGAGGCTCTGTCAGGATGCACTTCCCGAACTGTATCCCGCAGAGACGTTCGTCGACATCGGTCGGTGGTGGTACAAGGAACACGAGGTCGACGTCGTCGGTCTGACGGACGATGGGACGATGGTCGCTGGCGAGTGCAAGTTCACGTCGTCGCCACTTGACTACGGTGCACTCGCGTCGCTCGAAGACCATGCCGACGAAATTCGATGGGCACCCAACAGTGGCGACGTGGAGCGGAAGTACGTGCTCTTCGCCAGAAGCGGATTCACGCAGTCGGTTCGTGAGGCCGCCGCCGAACGCGACGACCTCGAACTGGTCGACCTTGCAGAAATTATCGAGAACGTCTGA
- a CDS encoding HTH domain-containing protein, which yields MNIHTNKLTVEAYVRPDGLVEPIDTKIDALHRLDAADHIDNLVIHAWPAAITLTDQPPYSNAIDAFQQMEMWAGEHGGSIQPPFSVRTSTSTFTNEIKTTLRTPMMCLAVYVEEQLASVFPHSRGDDHHGVMDAIAALRTDDLELFPYVPDSAAPPPSHCPECSTQLTTVQGIGVCQCCDRVEVGTMPHHERSQRSERKLRP from the coding sequence ATGAACATTCATACCAACAAACTGACCGTAGAGGCGTACGTCCGTCCAGACGGACTGGTTGAGCCGATCGACACCAAAATCGACGCATTACACCGACTCGACGCTGCGGATCATATCGACAACCTGGTGATACACGCGTGGCCGGCGGCAATCACGCTCACAGACCAACCGCCCTACAGCAACGCGATCGATGCATTTCAACAGATGGAAATGTGGGCCGGTGAACACGGGGGCAGCATCCAACCGCCGTTCAGCGTTCGGACTTCCACGTCCACCTTTACGAACGAAATAAAGACCACGCTCCGGACACCGATGATGTGTCTTGCGGTATACGTTGAAGAGCAATTGGCGAGCGTCTTCCCACACTCCCGGGGTGACGATCACCACGGAGTAATGGACGCGATTGCAGCCCTCAGAACGGACGACCTTGAGCTATTTCCGTATGTCCCTGATTCGGCTGCACCACCCCCGAGCCACTGTCCAGAATGCAGTACCCAACTGACAACCGTACAGGGAATCGGTGTATGTCAGTGTTGTGACCGAGTCGAAGTCGGCACTATGCCTCATCACGAGCGAAGTCAGCGGTCAGAGCGTAAGCTGCGACCGTGA
- a CDS encoding DoxX family protein has product MSSDVTHDNQNSTSEYQSGNSRSALLGHRVKAYEEQIYFAFRVLVGLLFVQHGAQKLFGLFGGIDGSGSTAPLISMYGAAGIIELVGGLLIVVGLLTRLVALIAAGQMVVAQFIAHLPEGIVPIQNGGELGLLYLAGFLVLVLYGSGRYSLERLFFDREVI; this is encoded by the coding sequence ATGTCATCTGACGTTACCCATGACAACCAAAACTCGACTTCGGAGTATCAATCCGGAAATAGCAGGTCTGCCCTACTCGGTCACCGGGTGAAAGCGTATGAAGAACAAATTTATTTTGCATTTCGTGTTCTTGTCGGACTCTTATTCGTGCAGCATGGTGCTCAGAAATTATTTGGTCTTTTCGGAGGTATCGATGGAAGTGGAAGCACTGCGCCACTAATCAGCATGTACGGTGCTGCTGGTATTATTGAGCTAGTCGGTGGCCTCCTTATCGTCGTCGGCTTACTCACTCGGCTTGTCGCACTTATTGCGGCCGGGCAGATGGTCGTCGCTCAGTTCATTGCCCATCTTCCAGAGGGAATTGTTCCAATTCAAAATGGAGGAGAACTCGGTTTGCTCTATCTCGCGGGTTTCCTTGTCCTCGTTCTGTATGGAAGTGGACGCTACAGCCTTGAGCGCCTATTTTTCGACCGTGAAGTCATCTAA